CGGTAGCACCTCATACAACCCTGTTTCCTAATGGTTGGAGTCAAGGATTATTGCTGGCGGCAGCGATCGCTGGTTTGCTGGTGACACCGCGACCTTTTTCGAGCGATCGCGCTTTAACCCAAAATATCACCGAACTATCGGCGGTCAACCGTTCCTCGCCAGAAAGTTTTCAAATTCCCGACAACCCAGAACAGCGATCGCTGGTAGGATGGATTCGCACCCTTAATGTCTATCCCGAACCCGAAGCATACACGGGGCAAAAAGTTGATGTGACGGGATTTGTAATTCATTCACCACAGGTAAACCAGCGTACAATTGTAGTTTCTCGTTTTATTATTACTTGTTGTGCTGCTGATGCCTATCCTGTGGGATTGCCAGTACAAATTGACAAAGACCGCAGTAACTATCCGCCGGATACCTGGATTCGCGTGAAAGGAAAAGCCATCTCTATGGTTTTGGATGGCAATCGCCAGTTAGGGATTTTGGCAGATTCTATTGAAAAAATTCCAGAACCCAAAAATCCCTACGATTATTAGGTATAGAAGTTTGTAGGCTTCCTGGAGGGATGCGAGTTGGTTTTGGTGGGGTGACATTTCTGAGATCGCCTGTAGATTTTTTCTGACTGTTGAAGGAAGCAAAAATTGGGATGGCGTGCAAAATTTATATGCTAAAATTATGCTAGAAATTGAAGTATCAAGTCTTGCCTTGAGGCAACTGCCGGGAGATTGAGGGATGAAATGCGATCGGGCTATTTAAAAAATGGTATTAGTAAAGGTTTTTCCCAATTGCAAACCTAAAATATTCATAAGTAGAAGCGATCGCTATAGCTGGCCGATCGTAGAGGTAGATAGTAGGAAATAGGAAGGTTAATTTCGCGTCAACCATTGTGCAGAGATCGCACCACCCTATTTCCCAGAACCATACTACTATTTTACTCATTTTCGGTATTTTTATCGTCCAAAATGAGATGGTTTTTTATCAATTTTTGAAGATATCCCTCAATTTGCTGGTACAGCTTTTGTTGTTCTTCCATTTTTTGGGCAATCTCTTCTTCAGAACGGCTTTTTCTTTCAAAGATATAGATTTTTTCCTGGCTATTAACTTGCGAAGTTTCCAGCAATTTCCAACCTGCTTGACCTAGTTTGTTGCAGACAGCTGCCATGCTTTGTATTTCTCTCGATTCCTGAATGGCACCTTCGATGAGAACTTTCTCCCATTTGGCTGACATGTGATTGTAATAA
The DNA window shown above is from Geitlerinema sp. PCC 9228 and carries:
- a CDS encoding TIGR03943 family protein, whose product is MRTPASPSWLRWLDVLAIGAWGVLLLKYWLTGKLLLLIHPNYIGLCVGAGILLLFVAGWKAWQLYHNSSPLPSVAPHTTLFPNGWSQGLLLAAAIAGLLVTPRPFSSDRALTQNITELSAVNRSSPESFQIPDNPEQRSLVGWIRTLNVYPEPEAYTGQKVDVTGFVIHSPQVNQRTIVVSRFIITCCAADAYPVGLPVQIDKDRSNYPPDTWIRVKGKAISMVLDGNRQLGILADSIEKIPEPKNPYDY